Proteins from a genomic interval of Colias croceus chromosome 2, ilColCroc2.1:
- the LOC123705637 gene encoding uncharacterized protein LOC123705637 isoform X1 — protein sequence METSDIDNDPQRILKSPPPRRRSTFFERRDSIGASLTKLSQPLSENVQDEAKNDLEEGNKCNQELERYYELLKGEKEQWQKEVNRRRNEYHDLRLQYQIAAKGSSRARLNYSVLNSEDMEFLKAKVNISKLVESQQKLQKSVKLTQALYRRALELDDVVLRTCEDKVKQITDYILDNSTIDSV from the exons ATGGAGACTTCCGACATTGATAACGATCCtcaaagaatattaaaatcaccgCCACCGCGGCGTCGTTCCACATTCTTCGAAAGGCGCGACTCTATAGGTGCGTCTCTTACTaaac tGTCCCAACCCTTATCAGAAAATGTACAGGATGAGGCCAAAAACGACCTAGAAGAGGGAAATAAATGTAATCAAGAACTTGAAAG ATATTATGAACTCTTAAAGGGAGAAAAAGAACAATGGCAAAAAGAGGTAAACCGCAGGAGGAATGAATATCATGATCTTAGACT aCAATATCAAATAGCAGCAAAAGGCTCGAGCAGAGCAAGGTTAAATTACTCAGTATTAAACAGTGAGGATATGGAATTTCTAAAAGCCAaagtaaatatatcaaaactaGTGGAGAGCCAGCAAAAGTTGCAGAAATCAGTCAAACTAACTCAAGCATTATACAGAAGAGCATTAGAACTGGATGATGTTGTATTGCGGACTTGTGAAGAcaaagtaaaacaaataacagATTATATTCTGGATAATAGTACTATTGACTCTGTATAG
- the LOC123705637 gene encoding uncharacterized protein LOC123705637 isoform X2 produces the protein METSDIDNDPQRILKSPPPRRRSTFFERRDSIVSQPLSENVQDEAKNDLEEGNKCNQELERYYELLKGEKEQWQKEVNRRRNEYHDLRLQYQIAAKGSSRARLNYSVLNSEDMEFLKAKVNISKLVESQQKLQKSVKLTQALYRRALELDDVVLRTCEDKVKQITDYILDNSTIDSV, from the exons ATGGAGACTTCCGACATTGATAACGATCCtcaaagaatattaaaatcaccgCCACCGCGGCGTCGTTCCACATTCTTCGAAAGGCGCGACTCTATAG tGTCCCAACCCTTATCAGAAAATGTACAGGATGAGGCCAAAAACGACCTAGAAGAGGGAAATAAATGTAATCAAGAACTTGAAAG ATATTATGAACTCTTAAAGGGAGAAAAAGAACAATGGCAAAAAGAGGTAAACCGCAGGAGGAATGAATATCATGATCTTAGACT aCAATATCAAATAGCAGCAAAAGGCTCGAGCAGAGCAAGGTTAAATTACTCAGTATTAAACAGTGAGGATATGGAATTTCTAAAAGCCAaagtaaatatatcaaaactaGTGGAGAGCCAGCAAAAGTTGCAGAAATCAGTCAAACTAACTCAAGCATTATACAGAAGAGCATTAGAACTGGATGATGTTGTATTGCGGACTTGTGAAGAcaaagtaaaacaaataacagATTATATTCTGGATAATAGTACTATTGACTCTGTATAG